A region from the Drosophila ananassae strain 14024-0371.13 chromosome 2L, ASM1763931v2, whole genome shotgun sequence genome encodes:
- the LOC6499676 gene encoding leucine-rich repeat protein soc-2 homolog, whose amino-acid sequence MNLCSSGATASTTSLSSTGQAERSGGGGVAGGGGISNGGGGGGGVTGSGGGGGGNTSDGLSEATHCFGGSGGGATASGPEETINAISPANGGGASGAQQPSGSNGQLHNENNAIMPPETRPKMVTVKHPESNKPKPTTKKSKPIQADQDVIKALQRCRDEGIKRLDLSKSSITVIPSTVKDCVQITELYLYSNKIGQLPPEIGCLVNLRNLALNENSLTSLPESLQNCNQLKVLDLRHNKLAEIPPVIYRLRSLTTLYLRFNRITAVADDLRQLVNLTMLSLRENKIRELGSAIGALVNLTTLDVSHNHLEHLPEDIGNCVNLSALDLQHNELLDIPDSIGNLKSLVRLGMRYNRLTSVPATLKNCKCMDEFNVEGNGITQLPDGMLASLSGLTTITLSRNQFTSYPTGGPAQFTNVYSINLEHNRIDKIPYGIFSRAKGLTKLNMKENMLTALPLDIGTWVNMVELNLATNALQKLPDDIMNLQNLEILILSNNMLKKIPNTIGNLRRLRILDLEENRIETLPHEIGLLHELQRLILQTNQITMLPRSIGHLGNLTHLSVSENNLQFLPEEIGSLESLENLYINQNPGLEKLPFELALCQNLKYLNIDKCPLSTIPPEIQAGGPSLVLQWLKMHSPYRQM is encoded by the exons ATGAACTTGTGCTCCTCGGGTGCAACGGCATCGACCACATCGTTATCGTCCACGGGTCAGGCGGAAAGGAGCGGCGGAGGCGGCGTAGCAGGTGGAGGAGGCATCAGTAAcggaggcggaggaggaggtggagtgACTGgaagcggcggcggcggcggcggcaacaCTAGCGACGGGCTCTCTGAAGCCACACACTGCTTTGGTGGTAGCGGAGGAGGTGCAACAGCCTCTGGTCCCGAGGAAACTATCAACGCCATCAGCCCGGCCAACGGAGGAGGTGCCAGTGGTGCACAGCAACCGTCTGGAAGCAACGGCCAACTACACAACGAAAACAACGCAATCATGCCGCCCGAAACGCGTCCCAAAATGGTGACGGTCAAGCACCCGGAGTCCAACAAGCCCAAGCCCACCACTAAAAAGAGCAAACCCATCCAGGCGGATCAGGACGTGATCAAGGCGCTTCAGCGGTGTCGCGATGAAG GAATCAAACGTCTTGACTTGAGCAAATCTTCCATCACAGTAATTCCCAGCACAGTGAAGGATTGCGTGCAGATCACGGAGCTGTATCTTTACAGCAACAAGATAGGTCAGCTGCCTCCGGAGATTGGGTGTCTGGTGAACCTACGCAACCTGGCGCTGAACGAGAACTCGCTGACTTCTCTGCCCGAGTCGCTGCAGAACTGCAACCAGCTGAAGGTTCTGGATCTGCGGCACAATAAGCTGGCCGAGATCCCGCCAGTGATTTATAGACTGCGCAGCCTAACAACGCTTTACCTGCGCTTCAATCGCATCACTGCCGTAGCGGACGATCTTCGTCAGCTCGTCAACCTGACCATGTTGAGTCTTCGGGAGAATAAGATCCGGGAGCTGGGCAGCGCTATCGGGGCTTTGGTGAACCTCACCACGCTGGACGTGTCACACAATCATCTGGAGCACCTGCCCGAGGACATTGGCAATTGCGTTAACCTCAGTGCCCTCGATCTGCAACACAACGAGCTTCTGGACATCCCGGACAGCATTGGCAACCTCAAGTCGCTAGTTCGACTGGGAATGAGATACAATCGGCTGACCAGCGTCCCTGCCACTTTGAAAAACTGCAAATGCATGGACGAATTCAACGTGGAGGGCAATGGAATTACACAGCTACCGGATGGGATGCTGGCCAGCTTAAGCGGACTCACCACCATTACTCTCTCGAGAAACCAGTTCACCAGCTATCCCACTGGCGGCCCGGCTCAGTTCACGAATGTTTACAGCATTAATTTGGAGCACAACCGCATAGACAAAATCCCGTACGGAATATTTTCGCGAGCCAAAGGTCTGACTAAGCTAAACATGAAGGAGAACATGCTGACGGCCCTGCCACTGGACATCGGTACCTGGGTGAACATGGTGGAGCTGAACCTCGCCACAAATGCACTACAAAAGCTGCCCGACGACATTATGAACCTTCAGAACCTTGAGATACTCATCCTATCCAACAACATGCTCAAGAAAATCCCGAACACCATAGGTAATCTGCGACGGCTAAGGATCCTTGACTTGGAAGAGAACCGCATCGAAACCCTACCCCATGAGATTGGGCTGTTGCACGAACTCCAACGACTCATCCTTCAAACCAACCAGATCACAATGCTGCCAAGGAGCATCGGCCATCTGGGAAACTTAACGCATTTGTCCGTTAGCGAAAATAATCTGCAATTCCTGCCCGAGGAGATCGGATCGCTGGAGAGCCTGGAGAACCTGTATATCAATCAGAACCCCGGACTGGAGAAGCTGCCCTTCGAGCTAGCCCTGTGCCAGAATTTAAAGTATCTTAACATCGACAAGTGCCCGCTGAGCACGATTCCGCCGGAGATTCAAGCAGGCGGTCCATCGCTGGTGCTGCAATGGCTCAAGATGCATTCACCTTATAGGCAAATGTGA